The genomic interval CCGCGAGGATGACCCCGAGCGTCTGGGCGGTCACCGGGACGGCGAGGCCCGGGATCGGAATCGGGCCCATGAGGCCGAGGGCGGCGATGATGGCCGCGAAGACGGCGATGCGTGCGATGTCGCGCGTGTCGAAGCGAGCCGGTGCGGACATGGTGGTGCTCCTCGGGGGTCAGGATGGATCCGAACGCTGTTCAGGTGAACGCCGTTCAGTATAGTGAGAGCATGAGCGGCACGCGCAACACGCAACGGCATGATCGAGTCTCTGTCGTCGATGCGGCTCTTCGCATCCTCGACGAGCACGGACTTCCCGAACTCACCATGCGTCGGCTCGCCGCCGCCCTCGACGTGCAGCCGAGCGCCCTCTACCACCACTTCCCCAACAAGCAGACGCTTCTCGCAGCCGTGGCCGACCGCATCCAGAGCCACGCGCGCCCCACGCCCCACGAGCGCCTCGATTGGCGCTCCGCCGCCGTCACCGAAGCCACCCTCATCCGCGACGCCCTCCTCGCCTACCGGGACGGCGCCGAGGTGGTGCTCAGCACCCGCGCACTCGGCCTCGGCAGCGATGAGGCCCACGCGCGACTTGCGGCGGCACTGCGCCGCGGTCACGACCAGGAGACGAGCGACCTCGTCGCGACCGCGCTGCTGCACCTCATCCTGGGCGACGCCACCCTCACCCAGCAGCGCATCCAAGCCGACAGTCTGGGCGTCGTGGCACCGGACGCCGCCGTCGATGCGCCCAGCGCCCTCCCGAGCGATATGGCGTTCCTCGTGGGGGTCGAGCTCATCCTCGCCGGACTCGACGATCACCTGACCCGTCAACGCGACAGCGTGGGCGACGGAGGCCGACGGTGACCACATCCGCTGCAGTACCCAGCCGCGCTGACCGGCTCCGCGTCGTCGCGTGGCCCGCCATCGCCACACTCGTGATCGCGCTCTTCGCGTTCCTGCGGATGTGGCAGCTTGCGATTCCCGTGCCAGAAGGCACCGTGTGCGCCGCGGTCATGCCGCCGCCCGCCGGGTGCGCAGGAGATGCGCGGATCATGCCGGCGACCGTGTGGAGCGCGATCGTGGGAGTCGCGTCGATCGTGACCATCGGACTCGCCCTCAGCGGACGCGCGACGCGTCAGGTCGTGTGGATCGGCGTCGCCCTCACGGGTGCGCTCGCCCTGTTCGGACTGCGCGACGTGGAGCACCTGCCCGGGATGTGATCCCGGGCATCGACGGTGTCGTCAGATGCTGAAGCCAATCCGCTTCGCGGCGCGATCGGCCTGACGACACGTCGGTGTCGTCAGATGCTGAAGCCGATCCGCCTGTCGGCGGCGCAATTGGTACTGAGAGCCCACCGGGCTCTCAGATGCTGAAACCAATTGCGCGCATCATGTCGCGGCCGTCGTCGGTGATGCGCTCCGGACCCCACGGGGGCATCCACACCCAGTTGAGGCGGAAGCGCTCCACGATGCCGTCGAGCGACTGACCGATCTGCTCCTCGATGACATCCGTCAGCGGGCAGCCCGCCGACGTGAGGGTCATCGAGATGATGAGCGCATCGTTCTCCTCGTCCCACGCGAGGTCGTAGATGAGTCCGAGGTCGACGATGTTGACCCCGAGCTCGGGGTCGATGACGTCCTTCAGTCCCTCTTCGACCTTGTTGAAGAGTTCGGTTTCGAGCGAAACAGCCATGGTCTCAGGCTACGCGGCGCGCGGCGTTTACGCCTGGGCCACGAGGTAGCGGTCGTAGCCCTCGTTCTCGAGGCGCTCGGCGAGTTCCGGGCCGCCCTCCTCCGCCACCTTGCCGTCGACGAACACGTGCACGAAGTCCGGCTTGATGTAGCGCAGGATGCGCGTGTAGTGCGTGATGAGCAGGATGCCGAGACCCGTCTCGGCGTGGGCGCGGTTGACACCCTCCGACACGATCTTGAGCGCGTCGACGTCGAGACCCGAGTCGGTCTCGTCGAGCACGGCGAACTTCGGCTTCAGGAGCTCCAGCTGCAGGATCTCGTGACGCTTCTTCTCGCCGCCCGAGAAGCCCTCGTTGACGTTGCGCGCGGCGAACGACGAATCCATGCGCAGCTTGCTCATGGCCTCCTTGACGGTGCCGCCCCAGTGGCGGATCGAGGGCTCTTCGCCATCGATCGCGGTCTTCGCGGTGCGGAGGAAGTTGGTGACGGTGACGCCGGGGATCTCCACCGGGTACTGCATCGCGAGGAACAGACCGACGCGGGCACGCTCGTCGACGCTCATCTCGAGAACGTCCTGGCCGTCGAACGTGATCGAGCCGCCGTCGACGATGTAGCGCGGGTGGCCCGCGATCGTGTACGCGAGGGTCGACTTGCCGGAGCCGTTGGGGCCCATGACGGCGTGGATCTCACCCGAGTTGATCGTCAGGTCGACGCCCTTGAGGATGTGCTTGGTGCCCTGATCGGTCTCGATCGACACCTTGAGGTCGCGGATCTCCAGAGTGGACATGTTCTTCTCTTCTCTCAGACCGCGAGCGTGGTGCTCGGGTCGACGTACACGTCGCCGTCGAGGATCTCGACAGCGAAGACGGGAACCGGCTCGTAGGCCGGGAGGTTCAGGGGCTTGCCGGTCGCGTACTCGAACTTCGAGCCGTGCGCCCAGCACTCGATGCCATCGTCTTCGACGAAGCCTTCGGACAGCGAGATGTCGCCGTGCGTGCAGGTGTCGCCGATGGCGTGCACGTTGCCGGCGGAGTCGCGCACGACCGAGATCGCGATCCCGTCGAGCACCACGCGGCGCGCGGTCGACGGCGAGAGCTCCTCGACGGCGCACACCTTCTGCGCGGTCATCGGGCTGCCTCCAGCTCGGTCTCGAGCGCCTGGATGAGGCGGGCCTCGAGAGCGGGCTCGCCGATCTGCTGCACGATCTCGCTGAGGAAGCCGAGCACGACGAGGCGTCGCGCCTCGTCCTCGGGGATGCCGCGAGCCTGCAGGTAGAACAGGTGCTCGTCGTCGAAGCGGCCGGTCGCCGAAGCGTGGCCGGCGCCCGCGATGTCGCCCGTCTCGATCTCGAGGTTGGGGATCGAGTCGGCGCGCGTGCCGTCCGAGAGCACGAGGTTGCGGTTCTGCTCGTACGAGTCGGTCCCGGTCGCGTCGCGGCCGATGAGCACGTCGCCCACCCAGACGGTGCGCGCACCCTCGCCGTTGAGCGCACCCTTGTAGGTCACACGACCGCGGGTGTGCGCAGCCTCATGGTGCAGGTACACCTGCTGTTCGAGGTGCTGGCCCGCGTCGGCGAAGTAGACGCCGAGGAGCGTGCCGTCGGCGCCCTCCCCCGCGAGACGCACCGAGGGGTTCACGCGTACGACGGAACCGCCGAGCGAGATGACGATGTGCTTGAGGGTCGCGTTGC from Salinibacterium sp. ZJ70 carries:
- a CDS encoding TetR family transcriptional regulator, with amino-acid sequence MSGTRNTQRHDRVSVVDAALRILDEHGLPELTMRRLAAALDVQPSALYHHFPNKQTLLAAVADRIQSHARPTPHERLDWRSAAVTEATLIRDALLAYRDGAEVVLSTRALGLGSDEAHARLAAALRRGHDQETSDLVATALLHLILGDATLTQQRIQADSLGVVAPDAAVDAPSALPSDMAFLVGVELILAGLDDHLTRQRDSVGDGGRR
- a CDS encoding metal-sulfur cluster assembly factor yields the protein MAVSLETELFNKVEEGLKDVIDPELGVNIVDLGLIYDLAWDEENDALIISMTLTSAGCPLTDVIEEQIGQSLDGIVERFRLNWVWMPPWGPERITDDGRDMMRAIGFSI
- the sufC gene encoding Fe-S cluster assembly ATPase SufC codes for the protein MSTLEIRDLKVSIETDQGTKHILKGVDLTINSGEIHAVMGPNGSGKSTLAYTIAGHPRYIVDGGSITFDGQDVLEMSVDERARVGLFLAMQYPVEIPGVTVTNFLRTAKTAIDGEEPSIRHWGGTVKEAMSKLRMDSSFAARNVNEGFSGGEKKRHEILQLELLKPKFAVLDETDSGLDVDALKIVSEGVNRAHAETGLGILLITHYTRILRYIKPDFVHVFVDGKVAEEGGPELAERLENEGYDRYLVAQA
- a CDS encoding non-heme iron oxygenase ferredoxin subunit, whose protein sequence is MTAQKVCAVEELSPSTARRVVLDGIAISVVRDSAGNVHAIGDTCTHGDISLSEGFVEDDGIECWAHGSKFEYATGKPLNLPAYEPVPVFAVEILDGDVYVDPSTTLAV